The Miscanthus floridulus cultivar M001 chromosome 6, ASM1932011v1, whole genome shotgun sequence genomic interval AGTCCAGTGGTCTAGATTAGAGTTTGCATAGTTTGCACAGCTCCTTGATTTCCATAGCATACGCTGCCTACTATTATCGTACAAGTTTGCGTTTTCACCAAATGGTGATCAACAATTTGTTGCCGGATGCTGAAGTGACAACATATGGTATTGATGGGATTATGACCATGGTTTATCGTTCGGCCGCTGCAGCGCTGCTCGGTAGCCATCGTACAGAAACGTTAGGCTCACAACGGTCACAAGCAGCAGCCGCGGCAGCACGGCCTTAAAGCCAGCACACGGGAACCGCTCCCATTCTAGTGCACGATCTTCGTTTCGTCTTCAACACCAGTACACTACCACTCGGTCCAAAAACCCAACGcagataagagagagagagagagagagagagagagagagagagagcgagcacCAGCGAGATGGCGACCGAGATTCAGGGATACTGCTCCGACGACGACACCTACGTGGTGTCGTTCGACGAGGACTGCTTCGACGCAACGCTCACCAAATCCGGCGGCGAGGTGGAGTCGTGGCTGGAGGAGACGTACCGCatccaccgccgctgccgccataTGCTCATTGTCGGCCTCGATGTGGAGTGGCGCCCCGCCTCCGTGCCGGGCCCCGTCGCCGTGCTGCAGATCTGCGTCGACCGGCGCTGCCTCGTCTTCCAGATCCTCCGCGCCGACTACGTCCCCGACGCGCTGTCCGACTTCCTGGCTGATCGCCGGTTCACCTTCGTCGGTGTCGGGATCCGCGACGACGCAGCCAAGCTGCGGGACGGGTACGGGCTGGAGGTGCCGCGCGCGGTGGACCTGCGCGCCCTCGCCGCCGACACGCTCGGGAAGCCCCACCTCCGCCGCGCGGGGCTGCAGGCGCTAGTGCGGGAGGTGCTGGGCGTGCAGATGGAGAAGCCGCACCACGTCCGCGTCAGCGCCTGGGACAAGCGCAAGCTGTCGATGGACCAGTTCAAGTACGCCTGTGCCGACGCGTTCGCGTCCATGAAGGTCGGCGAGGAGCTCTACACCTGCCACTGCGACGACGAGTGATGATGATATCGTGTCGTGCCTTTAATTATGGCGTGGCTTGTTAAATTTCTGCTCTAGTAGTAGTTAACTAGTTATTGCCTACTATGTGTTGATCGTACTGTTTGTTGCTTGGACTATTGGTTGGGACCTGAACTTAAATGGTTATCGAGTCCAACCGTCGTTTTATTCGGGTTGTAAGACGGTCTCGAACAAGGTACGTGGCAACTAAATCCAAAATAGATAATAAAAGATCTAAAATCAATTTATTTTCGGTTGTCTGAGAGAGGCACAGTTTAAATATGGgcatcctctctcctagaaacctaTTTGTAGAAATAACTTTCTTTTAGGTCTTTGTTGGAGAATATGTCGAATATGTATTGAatcttttgcctgtagcgctatcaAAGAACAAATAAGTCCTTAATTTTAGGTGTTGTAATTTTAGGTGTTGTAGTTGGAGATGGCCTTATTTGTCGTAGTACGGTGCATTCTGTAGCTGCTCGATGATCGGCGTCTCAAATGTTTGCCGCCTGCTTCTGGGGTTTTCTGATGATCTGATCAATCGCCAAGCCGGCTGAGCCATTGCGTTCCGCCTCCAGCTCTTCCTGGTCCAGCCCTTCCACCCGCAGCGCAGAGCAGCCGAGCACCTGCAGCCTGGGGTGCGCGTGCTAACCAAAACCACGGGAGCAGGTGAACATTTTGGGCCCGTTGCGGACTGGCGGTCGCCGGAGGAGACCGTGATCGCGTCACTGTCGCTGACGACTGGCCCGGGCTGTTCGCGTCACAGCGTGAGCTGCTGTGCTTTGCGTGCTGGATAGTGGAGAGCGTGAACGATTTGATTGCGCGGCTGACCGGCTGTACCACCTCGAAGACCGGATTTCTCTGCGGAGACTGAGTACTAACTCCATAAAAAAGAACGTGTTTTCAACGAATCAATGAATTATTACCAAATGTACATAAAGAAATCTATTTTTTCATCTTATTTTTTAAATCAaaacagtgtttcggtttgttttttcagcgaaacgaacggggtcAACTAATATCTATATAATACATAATATGTATCCTGACTGAATCGTAAATTTTATTATTAtaataaacatatttaaagatataaatattgataatatttttatttatctTATCATTCTAGAAGAAATTTGATTTAGTCGAACCTAGGATGATATTCTTTTTATGATAGAGGATCCGGTGCTTAATGACATGGTTAAACTATTTGGTGGAATCGTGAAAACCCGTTAAGGAAAATACTAAGAAGTTTTCGAAAAACCTCCGAAACTATGCACATGCATAGTGTATCTATAAAATTTGagattcaaaatttagaaatatATAGATTAGAAgacaaaagacaaaaaaaaagaggCAAGGGTTAGCTTGCGGCGACATTGAATCTAGCGTATGGGCTATGGCTAGACAATAACAGCTTGGATGGGTAGCGGGGGATGTTGTGTGGCCAGTGAGATGAAGAACACACTGTCACCAGTGAATCATAAGACGGGGACCAAATACTGAGGCCAAGAAATCATGCACTCCGTATATGCAgcttgttcgtttgttggttttagtcggggcttatcagtcagctaacagtgtttttctcttacaacaaaccagTACCAACCGGACTTATCAGctcaaaaaccaaccagcgaataggccgatggacccttattgtAATAATTATACAATCTTAGATCTATTTTCTCCATCTTCAACAACAAGTATGCTCATAGGTATTACCACGGCCGTCTATTTTCATTACAACAAGTTGGTGATCGATATCTGTAGAGGACCGTAGAACCTTTTTTTTTTGCGGTTTTTTGTCACCTATTAACCAACTATCGCCctattcgtttgggctggtttggcttataagccatggctgaaagtattgttggctggttttggtgtgagagaaaaatactgttcgttgactgataagccatagctTATAAGTCAAATATGACTAAGCGAACAGGTTGTATATAAGATCAATTGTGTAAGTTATCTACAACGATAATAATTCTACGAGGATGTCCGTCCCAAACTTGCGTCCGGATGCGGCCCCGTGACTCCCACTCCTTATCTCATCCCGTGACCCACCCCACTCCCCCGCGCCCACTCGTTGCCGCTCCGCGCC includes:
- the LOC136458949 gene encoding 3'-5' exonuclease-like, with translation MATEIQGYCSDDDTYVVSFDEDCFDATLTKSGGEVESWLEETYRIHRRCRHMLIVGLDVEWRPASVPGPVAVLQICVDRRCLVFQILRADYVPDALSDFLADRRFTFVGVGIRDDAAKLRDGYGLEVPRAVDLRALAADTLGKPHLRRAGLQALVREVLGVQMEKPHHVRVSAWDKRKLSMDQFKYACADAFASMKVGEELYTCHCDDE